One genomic region from Cetobacterium sp. 8H encodes:
- the rfaE1 gene encoding D-glycero-beta-D-manno-heptose-7-phosphate kinase — protein sequence MKKSRLEEILNSFENLKVAVVGDMMLDDYLIGTVERISPEAPVPVVSVKEERFVLGGAANVVNNLSTLGAKAVCFGVIGEDFDGDRLINELEKKSIETSGVVRSSTRPTIVKRRIIGGNQQLLRLDWEDARPISADLEASLIKQIEAKLDNLNAVILSDYDKGVLTPKVVKRIIALCKEKGIIVTVDPKPKNAMNYVGATSMTPNRKEAMECLGKKSFEDVLEIGRELKEKLQLNNLLLTRSEEGMSLFQEDGVINIPTYAKEVFDVTGAGDTVISVFTLACAAGVTLHEAAKIANTAAGVVVGKMGTSTVTKEEILDFYNRIYNEWK from the coding sequence ATGAAAAAAAGTAGGTTAGAAGAGATACTTAATAGTTTTGAAAATTTAAAAGTAGCGGTAGTAGGGGATATGATGTTAGATGATTATTTAATCGGAACAGTTGAAAGAATATCTCCTGAAGCGCCAGTTCCTGTAGTATCTGTAAAAGAGGAAAGATTTGTACTTGGTGGGGCAGCAAACGTAGTTAATAACCTTTCAACACTGGGAGCAAAAGCAGTATGTTTTGGTGTTATAGGAGAAGATTTTGATGGGGATAGATTGATAAATGAACTAGAAAAGAAATCAATAGAAACATCAGGGGTAGTAAGAAGTTCAACAAGACCAACAATAGTTAAGAGAAGAATAATTGGTGGAAATCAGCAACTTCTGAGATTGGATTGGGAGGATGCAAGACCAATTTCAGCTGACTTAGAAGCTTCTTTAATAAAACAGATTGAAGCCAAATTAGATAATCTAAATGCAGTGATATTATCTGATTATGATAAAGGTGTTTTAACTCCAAAGGTAGTAAAAAGAATAATTGCACTATGTAAAGAAAAAGGGATAATAGTAACAGTAGATCCAAAGCCTAAGAATGCAATGAACTATGTAGGAGCAACTTCTATGACACCAAATAGAAAAGAAGCGATGGAGTGTTTAGGAAAAAAATCATTTGAGGATGTATTAGAAATTGGAAGAGAATTAAAAGAAAAGTTGCAGTTAAACAATCTACTTCTTACAAGAAGTGAAGAAGGGATGAGTTTATTCCAAGAAGATGGAGTTATAAACATACCAACTTATGCAAAGGAAGTTTTTGATGTAACAGGAGCTGGAGATACTGTAATATCAGTATTTACATTAGCATGTGCAGCGGGAGTAACGCTACATGAAGCAGCAAAAATAGCTAATACTGCGGCAGGAGTTGTTGTTGGAAAAATGGGAACATCAACAGTTACAAAAGAAGAGATTTTAGATTTTTATAATAGAATTTATAACGAGTGGAAATAG
- a CDS encoding DUF1694 domain-containing protein: MVDDIINEREKAKIHFIKIQSQKLDYLGEFKENIIAALEKQEIERNIIHNEIKEAMNDSRAVLLKIRRDIEFDSIKPYIDEAEKIGLRYTLVDDITFRGKIGLVVVSQEALDNEDKNVVVESATKVFTDAGLSEGFIYAEGQKICPEHYKELKEKLPEYLDKFEEMNFFDRLFGKVCPIDRFDKKER; encoded by the coding sequence TTGGTTGATGATATAATAAACGAAAGAGAAAAAGCAAAGATACACTTCATAAAGATTCAAAGTCAAAAATTAGATTATTTAGGTGAATTTAAAGAAAATATAATTGCGGCATTGGAGAAGCAAGAAATAGAAAGAAATATTATTCATAATGAAATAAAAGAAGCTATGAATGACTCCAGAGCAGTACTTCTAAAAATTAGAAGAGATATAGAATTTGACTCTATAAAACCTTATATAGATGAGGCAGAAAAAATAGGTTTAAGATATACATTAGTTGATGATATAACGTTTAGAGGAAAAATAGGTCTTGTTGTAGTTTCACAGGAAGCTTTAGATAATGAAGATAAAAATGTTGTTGTAGAAAGTGCAACAAAAGTTTTCACAGATGCAGGATTGAGTGAAGGATTTATATATGCAGAAGGACAGAAGATATGTCCAGAACATTATAAAGAATTAAAAGAAAAACTTCCAGAATACTTAGATAAATTTGAAGAGATGAATTTTTTTGATAGGTTATTTGGAAAAGTTTGTCCAATAGATAGATTTGATAAAAAGGAGAGATAA
- a CDS encoding collagen binding domain-containing protein produces MRVKFSILFFLFISLVVLGKTNFITAHGFVADKEFRLGNATVSFYDSTNQVRSVQTDINGNFKIQLKKNKYRISVKKNGYTSLLGSEYFVDYIFNDPEPLILNMTNNKIAVYGKVFSENGNFIEDADVNVKINERLENLKTNSNGIFEFKGEVGLISIFVNKTGYYGNGTSLLIQNEKFINDISIILQEKTFYISGALVDGNSFLKNLEIQLINASNNKLISRVTTNDDGLFEFRNIRFYDEAYFKISSINFRSQNFPINKDLRQFNIFIN; encoded by the coding sequence ATGAGAGTTAAATTTTCTATACTTTTTTTTCTTTTTATCTCACTAGTTGTCCTTGGAAAAACTAACTTTATAACCGCTCATGGATTTGTTGCAGATAAAGAATTTCGTTTAGGAAACGCAACTGTTTCTTTTTATGATAGTACTAATCAGGTTAGAAGTGTTCAAACTGATATTAATGGTAATTTTAAAATTCAACTAAAAAAAAATAAATATAGAATTTCTGTTAAAAAAAATGGGTATACATCACTTTTAGGAAGTGAATATTTTGTTGATTATATATTCAACGATCCCGAACCTTTAATTTTAAATATGACAAACAATAAAATAGCTGTTTATGGAAAAGTTTTTTCTGAAAATGGTAATTTTATAGAAGATGCTGATGTTAACGTTAAAATTAACGAAAGACTTGAAAATTTAAAAACAAATTCAAATGGTATTTTTGAATTTAAAGGAGAAGTCGGTCTTATCTCAATTTTTGTAAATAAAACCGGATATTATGGTAATGGAACATCTTTATTAATACAAAATGAAAAATTTATAAATGACATCTCTATAATTCTTCAAGAGAAAACTTTTTATATCTCTGGAGCTTTAGTTGATGGAAACAGCTTCCTAAAAAATTTAGAAATTCAACTTATTAATGCTTCTAATAACAAACTTATAAGCAGAGTAACTACAAATGATGATGGTCTTTTTGAATTTAGAAATATACGTTTTTATGATGAAGCATATTTTAAAATTTCGAGTATTAATTTCAGAAGTCAAAACTTTCCAATAAATAAAGATTTAAGACAATTTAATATTTTTATTAATTAA
- a CDS encoding S-layer homology domain-containing protein, which yields MKKIIMIYFILIALVYGQEKQLIFEDVPKNHWAYKAIENLVDEGIISENSFLFKGEFPVSRYSFAEGLNRAFETLDEKKANRGDLVILESLVYEFSRELTRIGFDSETFSGKIENIKIDIEFIRKKNDETLNQVNELKKRVEALEKNAGI from the coding sequence ATGAAAAAAATAATTATGATATACTTTATACTAATAGCATTAGTTTATGGACAAGAAAAACAATTAATATTTGAAGATGTACCCAAAAATCATTGGGCATATAAAGCTATAGAAAATCTTGTAGATGAAGGAATAATATCAGAAAATAGTTTTTTATTTAAAGGAGAATTTCCTGTATCAAGGTATAGTTTTGCAGAAGGGTTGAATAGAGCTTTTGAAACCTTAGATGAAAAGAAAGCAAATAGAGGAGATTTAGTTATATTAGAAAGTTTAGTATACGAATTTTCAAGAGAGTTAACTAGAATCGGTTTTGATTCAGAGACTTTTAGTGGAAAAATTGAAAATATTAAAATTGACATTGAGTTCATAAGAAAAAAAAATGATGAAACTCTGAATCAGGTTAATGAACTGAAAAAAAGAGTGGAGGCTTTAGAAAAAAATGCAGGTATTTAA
- the ispF gene encoding 2-C-methyl-D-erythritol 2,4-cyclodiphosphate synthase, protein MMRIGNGYDVHRLVEGRKLILGGVEIPHHKGVLGHSDGDVLIHAIMDGLLGALALGDIGQHFPDTSNEFKNIDSMILLERVFQLIKEEGYAIGNLDSVIVAQNPKLKPYLDLMRERVAKTLETETKNISIKATTEEKLGFTGTEEGIKSYCTVLLLKKNI, encoded by the coding sequence ATGATGAGAATAGGTAATGGATATGATGTTCATAGACTTGTAGAGGGAAGAAAATTAATTCTAGGTGGGGTAGAAATACCTCACCATAAAGGTGTTTTGGGACATTCAGATGGAGATGTTTTAATTCATGCTATAATGGATGGTCTTTTAGGAGCATTGGCTTTAGGAGATATAGGGCAACATTTCCCGGATACTTCAAATGAATTTAAAAATATAGATAGTATGATTTTATTAGAAAGAGTTTTTCAACTTATAAAAGAAGAGGGTTATGCTATAGGAAATCTAGACTCAGTTATCGTGGCACAAAATCCAAAATTGAAACCGTATCTAGATTTAATGAGAGAAAGAGTTGCTAAGACTCTAGAAACAGAAACGAAAAATATTAGTATAAAAGCAACAACAGAAGAAAAACTGGGGTTTACAGGAACAGAAGAAGGAATTAAATCTTACTGTACAGTACTTTTATTAAAAAAAAATATCTAA
- a CDS encoding glucose-6-phosphate isomerase: protein MKKLSFDYSNALGFFNENELVLMEAQCKTATETLMNGNGAGKDFLGWIDLPTNYDKDEFARIKNAATKIKNDSEVLIVIGIGGSYLGARAAIEFLSHTFYNNQSKELRKGPEIYFAGQNISGKYIKDLLDIVGDRDYSINVISKSGTTTEPAIAFRIFKKHLEEKYGVEEARRRIYATTDAQKGALKKLATDEKYETFVVPDSVGGRFSVLTAVGLLPIAASGINIDELMAGARDAQNDYKAPYAENDCLKYATIRNILNRKGKEVEMLINYEPRLHYIGEWWKQLFGESEGKDGKGLLPAAADFSTDLHSMGQYIQDGKRILIETLVNIETPEYDILIEEDKLDLDGLNYLAGKGMDFVNKKAAQGTVLAHVDGGVPNLIVNLPEATPYHLGYMFYFFEKACGISGYLLGVNPFDQPGVEAYKANMFALLGKKGFEKQAEELNKRLNK from the coding sequence ATGAAAAAATTATCATTTGATTACTCAAATGCTCTTGGATTTTTCAACGAAAATGAATTAGTTTTAATGGAAGCTCAGTGTAAAACAGCGACAGAAACTTTAATGAATGGAAATGGAGCAGGAAAAGATTTTTTAGGATGGATAGATTTACCAACAAACTATGACAAAGATGAGTTTGCTAGAATAAAAAATGCAGCAACAAAAATAAAAAATGATTCAGAAGTTCTGATAGTAATAGGTATCGGTGGATCATATTTAGGAGCTAGAGCCGCTATTGAATTTTTATCACATACATTTTACAATAACCAATCAAAAGAATTGAGAAAAGGGCCGGAAATATATTTTGCGGGACAAAATATATCTGGAAAATATATAAAAGATCTATTAGATATAGTTGGGGATAGAGACTATTCGATAAATGTTATTTCTAAATCAGGAACAACAACAGAACCAGCAATAGCTTTTAGAATTTTCAAAAAACATCTAGAAGAAAAATATGGAGTAGAAGAAGCTAGAAGAAGAATTTATGCTACAACAGATGCCCAAAAAGGTGCGCTAAAAAAATTAGCAACAGATGAGAAATATGAAACATTTGTAGTACCTGATAGTGTAGGTGGAAGATTTTCTGTTTTAACAGCAGTAGGACTATTACCAATAGCAGCTTCAGGAATTAATATAGATGAACTAATGGCAGGAGCAAGAGATGCCCAAAACGATTACAAAGCACCTTATGCAGAAAATGACTGTTTAAAATATGCAACTATTAGAAATATTTTAAATAGAAAAGGGAAAGAAGTAGAAATGTTAATTAACTATGAACCAAGACTTCATTATATTGGTGAATGGTGGAAGCAATTATTTGGTGAATCTGAAGGTAAAGATGGAAAAGGATTATTACCAGCAGCGGCAGATTTTTCAACTGATTTACATTCAATGGGACAATATATTCAAGATGGAAAAAGAATATTAATTGAAACTCTTGTAAATATAGAAACTCCAGAATATGACATATTAATTGAAGAGGATAAATTAGATTTAGATGGGTTGAATTATTTAGCAGGAAAAGGAATGGATTTTGTAAATAAAAAAGCTGCTCAAGGAACAGTTTTAGCTCATGTGGATGGTGGAGTTCCAAATTTAATTGTTAATTTACCTGAAGCAACACCATATCATTTAGGATATATGTTCTATTTCTTTGAAAAAGCTTGTGGAATCAGTGGATATTTATTAGGTGTAAATCCTTTTGATCAACCAGGAGTAGAAGCATATAAAGCTAATATGTTTGCATTATTAGGAAAAAAAGGTTTTGAAAAACAGGCTGAAGAATTAAATAAGAGATTAAATAAATAG
- the rlmB gene encoding 23S rRNA (guanosine(2251)-2'-O)-methyltransferase RlmB: MEKVIGINPVIELLQNKSNNIEKIEIFKGMREEKLGKLKALASARNIKIFTSTKKEENSQGVVAYLNDYDYYVELGEFIEKIARDEKSIVLILDGVQDPRNFGAIIRSAEIFGVKGIVIPERNSVKINETVIKTSTGAIEHVDIIRVTNISDAIEKLKKLDFWVYGAEGSGNKYYYEEKFPNKTALVLGSEGEGIRKKVKENCDILVKIPMHGKINSLNVSVAGGIILSEIAKNLY; the protein is encoded by the coding sequence ATGGAAAAAGTAATAGGGATAAATCCAGTAATAGAGTTATTACAAAACAAATCAAATAATATCGAGAAAATTGAGATATTTAAAGGTATGAGAGAAGAGAAACTTGGAAAATTAAAAGCTTTAGCATCGGCTAGAAATATAAAGATTTTTACATCAACTAAAAAAGAAGAAAATTCACAAGGTGTTGTTGCTTATCTTAATGATTACGATTACTATGTTGAGCTTGGAGAATTTATTGAAAAAATAGCAAGAGACGAAAAATCGATAGTACTAATTTTAGATGGAGTACAAGATCCAAGAAACTTCGGAGCAATAATAAGAAGTGCTGAAATATTTGGAGTAAAGGGAATAGTCATTCCTGAAAGAAACTCTGTAAAGATAAATGAAACAGTTATAAAAACATCGACTGGAGCAATTGAACATGTTGATATAATAAGAGTTACAAATATCTCAGATGCAATAGAAAAATTAAAAAAATTAGATTTCTGGGTTTACGGAGCTGAAGGATCAGGAAATAAGTATTATTATGAAGAGAAATTCCCTAACAAAACAGCCTTAGTTTTAGGAAGTGAAGGAGAAGGAATTAGAAAGAAAGTAAAAGAAAATTGTGATATTTTAGTTAAAATTCCAATGCATGGAAAAATAAACTCTTTAAACGTTTCTGTAGCTGGTGGAATAATCCTTTCAGAAATTGCAAAAAACTTATATTAA
- the murA gene encoding UDP-N-acetylglucosamine 1-carboxyvinyltransferase: MSIEAFRIIGGNKIEGELSVEGAKNAALPIFVATLIEKGTYILNNVPNLRDISTLVQLLESLGLEIEKIGEHSYKIVNNGLKSLVASYDLVKKMRASFLVMGPMLAHEKKARVSLPGGCAIGSRPVDLHLKGFEALGVKINIDHGYVEGETEELVGGKIIFDFPSVGATENVIMAAVKAKGKSIIENAAREPEIDDLCNFLNKMGAKISGIGTGRLEIEGVEKLYPCEYSIIPDRIVAGTFIVASLMFDGAITVKGVVRNHIESFISKLEEMGAEFEIENEVLRTKTKLKDLKPVKATTMPHPGFPTDLQSPMMTLMCLVKGTSEIKETIFENRFMHVPELNRMGANISTDSNIARIDGIENFSSAKVMASDLRAGASLILAGLLADGETIVDRIYHVDRGYENLETKLKALGANIERIKVEI, from the coding sequence GTGAGTATAGAGGCGTTCAGAATAATAGGTGGAAATAAAATAGAAGGTGAATTATCGGTAGAAGGAGCAAAAAATGCGGCACTACCAATATTTGTAGCAACTTTAATAGAAAAAGGTACTTATATTTTAAATAATGTTCCTAACTTAAGAGATATATCAACATTAGTTCAACTTTTAGAAAGCTTAGGGCTAGAGATTGAAAAAATAGGAGAGCACTCATATAAGATTGTTAATAATGGATTAAAGTCTTTAGTTGCATCTTATGATTTAGTAAAAAAAATGAGAGCTTCATTTTTAGTTATGGGACCTATGTTAGCACATGAAAAAAAAGCCAGAGTTTCTTTACCGGGAGGATGTGCTATAGGATCAAGACCTGTAGATCTACACTTAAAAGGGTTTGAAGCTTTAGGCGTTAAAATAAATATAGATCATGGTTATGTTGAAGGAGAAACAGAAGAGCTAGTTGGAGGAAAAATTATATTTGATTTTCCAAGTGTAGGGGCAACTGAGAATGTAATCATGGCAGCAGTTAAAGCAAAAGGTAAATCAATAATAGAAAATGCGGCTAGAGAGCCTGAAATAGATGATCTTTGTAATTTTTTAAATAAAATGGGAGCAAAAATTTCTGGAATAGGGACAGGAAGACTTGAAATAGAAGGTGTAGAAAAGTTATATCCATGTGAGTATTCAATCATTCCGGATAGAATAGTTGCAGGAACATTTATAGTGGCATCTTTAATGTTTGATGGAGCAATAACAGTAAAAGGTGTAGTTAGAAATCATATAGAAAGCTTTATATCAAAGTTAGAAGAGATGGGAGCTGAATTCGAAATAGAAAATGAAGTTTTAAGAACTAAGACAAAATTAAAAGATCTTAAACCAGTAAAAGCTACAACTATGCCACATCCAGGATTCCCAACAGATTTACAGTCACCGATGATGACTTTAATGTGCTTAGTAAAGGGAACAAGTGAAATAAAAGAAACAATATTTGAAAATAGATTTATGCATGTACCTGAACTTAATAGAATGGGAGCTAATATATCTACAGATTCAAATATAGCAAGAATAGATGGTATAGAAAATTTCTCATCAGCAAAAGTTATGGCGAGTGATTTAAGAGCTGGAGCATCATTAATACTAGCAGGATTATTGGCAGATGGAGAAACTATAGTAGATAGAATATATCATGTAGATAGAGGTTATGAAAATTTAGAAACAAAATTAAAAGCTCTTGGAGCAAATATAGAAAGAATAAAAGTTGAAATATAA
- the leuS gene encoding leucine--tRNA ligase, which yields MREYNFGEIEAKWQNKWKNEDLFKTENKVEGKENYYVLEMLPYPSGKLHVGHARNYTIGDVIARYKRMKGLNVLHPMGWDSFGLPAENAAIQNGAHPAVWTKSNIDNMNRQLKMMGLSYDWDREIASYTPEYYKWNQWIFKKMYENGLVYKKKSTVNWCPECQTVLANEQVEDGMCWRHSKTPVIQKDLEQWFFKITDYADELLEGHKELKEGWPEKVLTMQKNWIGKSYGTEVNFKIVENGQDLPVFTTRVDTLYGVTYAVIAPEHPLVDEILKTNPALKESVSAMKNTDMIERTAEGKEKNGVKTGWHVINPVNGEEVSLWIGDYVLMNYGTGAVMAVPAHDDRDFAFAKKYELPIKVVINPVDKKTKEEIKIVAEEMENAFVGTGIMTNSSEFNGISSKDAVTKIAEYVEANNYGERTVKYRLKDWGVSRQRYWGTPIPALYCEKCGVVMEKDENLPVLLPTDVEFTGNGNPIETSESFKHAVCPCCGGEARRDTDTMDTFVDSSWYFLRYCDPKNTQLPFAKEIVDGWSPVDQYIGGIEHAVMHLLYSRFFHKVLRDLGLLSTNEPFKRLLTQGMVLGPSYYSAAENRFLYAEEVEVRGTQAFLKTTGEELQVKIEKMSKSKNNGVDPEIMITKYGADTTRLFIMFAAPPERELEWNENGLAGAARFLNKVWRLVLENKEYLANKDEIDYSKLSKEDKALVRKLHQTIKKVTDSIEADYHFNTSIAATMELLNEMQDFRSQILGTDKETSESRKVFREAMVNVVIMLSPFTPHFCDELWEEMGNQGNLFFEAWPMHRDELTIADEIAVAVQVNGKLRGTLEVDRNIAKEDLEKQALEIENVKKFIEGQTVVKIIVVPGKIVNIVVK from the coding sequence ATGAGAGAGTACAACTTTGGAGAAATTGAAGCAAAGTGGCAAAACAAATGGAAAAATGAAGATTTATTTAAAACAGAAAATAAAGTAGAAGGGAAAGAAAACTACTATGTTTTAGAAATGTTACCATATCCATCGGGAAAACTTCATGTAGGACATGCAAGAAACTATACGATAGGAGATGTTATCGCAAGATATAAAAGAATGAAAGGGTTAAATGTACTTCACCCTATGGGATGGGATTCTTTTGGACTTCCGGCAGAAAATGCTGCAATACAAAATGGTGCACATCCAGCTGTTTGGACAAAATCAAATATAGACAACATGAATAGACAACTAAAAATGATGGGACTTTCATATGATTGGGATAGAGAAATTGCCTCATATACACCTGAATACTATAAGTGGAATCAGTGGATATTTAAAAAAATGTATGAGAATGGACTAGTTTACAAAAAGAAATCAACTGTAAACTGGTGTCCTGAATGTCAAACTGTTTTAGCAAATGAGCAAGTAGAAGATGGAATGTGTTGGAGACATTCGAAAACTCCAGTAATTCAAAAGGATTTAGAGCAGTGGTTCTTTAAAATAACTGATTATGCTGATGAGCTTTTAGAAGGACACAAAGAGCTAAAAGAAGGGTGGCCAGAAAAAGTTTTAACTATGCAGAAAAACTGGATAGGAAAATCTTATGGAACAGAAGTAAACTTTAAGATAGTAGAAAACGGTCAAGATTTACCAGTGTTTACTACAAGAGTTGATACATTATACGGAGTTACTTATGCAGTAATAGCTCCAGAACATCCATTAGTTGATGAAATTTTAAAAACTAACCCAGCTTTAAAAGAGTCAGTTTCAGCTATGAAAAACACTGATATGATTGAAAGAACTGCTGAGGGAAAAGAAAAAAATGGAGTTAAGACAGGTTGGCATGTTATAAATCCAGTTAATGGTGAAGAGGTTTCATTATGGATAGGAGACTACGTTTTAATGAACTATGGAACAGGAGCTGTAATGGCTGTTCCAGCACATGATGACAGAGACTTTGCTTTTGCAAAAAAATATGAATTACCAATTAAGGTTGTTATAAATCCAGTTGATAAAAAAACAAAAGAAGAGATTAAAATTGTTGCAGAAGAGATGGAAAATGCTTTTGTAGGAACAGGTATAATGACAAACTCTTCTGAATTTAACGGTATATCTTCAAAAGATGCAGTTACAAAAATAGCTGAATATGTTGAAGCTAATAATTACGGAGAAAGAACAGTAAAATATAGATTAAAAGATTGGGGAGTTTCAAGACAAAGATATTGGGGAACACCTATTCCAGCTTTATATTGTGAAAAGTGTGGAGTTGTAATGGAAAAAGATGAAAATCTTCCAGTACTTTTACCAACAGATGTTGAATTTACAGGAAATGGTAACCCAATTGAAACTTCAGAAAGCTTTAAACATGCTGTTTGCCCTTGTTGTGGAGGAGAAGCTAGAAGAGACACAGATACTATGGACACATTCGTGGATTCATCATGGTATTTCTTAAGATATTGTGATCCTAAGAATACGCAACTACCTTTTGCAAAAGAGATAGTTGATGGATGGTCTCCTGTAGACCAATATATCGGAGGAATAGAGCACGCAGTAATGCACTTGCTATATTCAAGATTCTTCCATAAAGTTTTAAGAGACTTAGGTCTTTTATCAACAAACGAACCTTTTAAAAGACTGTTAACTCAAGGTATGGTTTTAGGACCATCATACTATTCAGCTGCAGAGAATAGATTCTTGTATGCAGAAGAGGTTGAAGTTAGAGGAACTCAAGCTTTCTTAAAAACAACAGGGGAAGAACTTCAAGTAAAAATAGAAAAAATGTCAAAATCTAAAAATAATGGTGTAGATCCAGAAATTATGATCACTAAATATGGAGCTGATACTACAAGATTATTTATAATGTTTGCGGCTCCACCAGAAAGAGAATTAGAGTGGAATGAAAATGGACTTGCTGGAGCAGCTAGATTCTTAAATAAAGTATGGAGACTTGTACTTGAAAATAAGGAATACTTAGCAAATAAAGATGAGATAGATTATTCAAAACTAAGCAAAGAGGATAAAGCATTAGTTAGAAAACTACATCAAACAATAAAGAAAGTAACTGATTCAATAGAAGCAGATTATCATTTTAATACTTCTATAGCAGCAACAATGGAACTATTAAATGAAATGCAAGACTTTAGATCTCAAATACTTGGAACAGATAAAGAAACTTCTGAATCAAGAAAGGTATTTAGAGAGGCTATGGTAAATGTTGTAATTATGTTATCTCCATTTACACCTCATTTCTGTGATGAATTATGGGAAGAGATGGGAAATCAAGGTAATTTATTCTTTGAAGCTTGGCCAATGCATAGAGATGAATTGACAATAGCTGATGAAATTGCTGTAGCAGTTCAAGTAAATGGAAAATTAAGAGGAACTTTAGAAGTGGATAGAAATATTGCTAAAGAAGATTTAGAAAAACAGGCTCTTGAAATAGAAAATGTAAAGAAATTTATAGAAGGACAAACAGTTGTAAAGATAATTGTTGTTCCTGGGAAAATAGTAAATATAGTTGTAAAATAA